One segment of Humidesulfovibrio mexicanus DNA contains the following:
- a CDS encoding division/cell wall cluster transcriptional repressor MraZ, translated as MRLLGHAHRSLDPKGRLMLTPEFRDQFLAESQDGRLVLTIYQGQIIGITPAQWDAFVAELEKPATPSPTLQNIRRVAFAGYVEVVLDKQGRIQLPTHLRKSGRLDRDVVLVGGGKCMEIWDKDRFEALLEQTPEDVSTEMAQANIKLPF; from the coding sequence GTGAGACTTCTTGGCCACGCACACCGCAGTCTGGATCCCAAGGGTCGGCTCATGCTGACCCCGGAGTTCCGCGACCAGTTCCTGGCGGAATCGCAGGACGGGCGGCTGGTGCTGACCATCTACCAGGGGCAGATCATCGGCATCACCCCGGCCCAGTGGGACGCCTTCGTGGCCGAGCTGGAGAAGCCCGCCACCCCCTCGCCCACCCTGCAGAACATCCGCCGCGTGGCCTTTGCCGGTTACGTGGAGGTGGTGCTCGACAAGCAGGGCCGCATCCAACTGCCCACGCACCTGCGCAAAAGCGGACGCCTTGACCGCGACGTGGTGCTGGTTGGCGGCGGCAAGTGCATGGAAATATGGGACAAGGACCGCTTCGAGGCCCTTCTTGAGCAAACCCCCGAGGACGTCTCCACGGAGATGGCCCAGGCCAATATAAAGCTGCCCTTCTAG
- the pyk gene encoding pyruvate kinase: MHTKIIATLGPATETEEAITALVDAGARIFRLNFSHGGKEGFVKLVGIIRALEQKTGLTLTILQDLSGPKIRTCDIGRGTLDIAKGAEVLLGAPGQEEGRDEPFICLDQPALLRSINVGETVALSDGMLQFNVVAREGDLLLRLRAENSGIAPARKGIAFPGKTTPLAAFTAKDKDDLAIGMELGVDVVAMSYVQKADDICHLKAEMRNMGRVLPVIAKLERQSAIQGLDRILEECDGVMVARGDLGLECELAQLPALQKRIINAANAAGKPVIVATQMLLSMVSSPMPTRAETTDVANAILDGADCIMLSEETAIGKYPDKAVAFMRKIATWAEEFYFENQGANPKPPSDQEHPAKFLAYCACLLAQKTRSKALVTHSTSGSTARILAACRPKQPLFALSPDSRVRHFTNFSWGVTPVSPISEEDNHQERAERFVRESPLFSGGDVVVVTAGQPKRGQLQTQTNVVKVYEK; this comes from the coding sequence ATGCACACCAAGATCATCGCCACCCTTGGCCCCGCAACGGAGACCGAAGAGGCCATCACAGCCCTGGTGGACGCCGGGGCGCGCATCTTCCGGCTCAATTTCTCCCACGGCGGCAAGGAGGGCTTCGTCAAGCTGGTGGGCATCATCCGCGCCCTGGAGCAGAAGACCGGCCTCACCCTGACCATTCTGCAGGATCTCTCCGGTCCCAAGATCCGCACCTGCGACATCGGCCGCGGCACGCTGGACATCGCCAAGGGGGCCGAGGTGCTGCTTGGCGCCCCCGGGCAAGAGGAAGGCCGTGACGAGCCCTTCATCTGCCTGGACCAGCCCGCGCTTCTGCGCAGCATCAACGTGGGCGAAACCGTGGCCCTTTCCGACGGCATGTTGCAGTTCAACGTGGTGGCCCGCGAGGGCGACCTGCTGCTGCGCCTGCGGGCCGAGAATTCCGGCATCGCCCCGGCGCGTAAGGGCATCGCCTTTCCCGGCAAGACCACGCCGCTGGCGGCCTTCACCGCCAAGGACAAGGACGACTTGGCCATCGGCATGGAGCTTGGCGTGGATGTGGTGGCCATGTCCTACGTGCAGAAGGCCGACGACATTTGCCACCTGAAGGCCGAGATGCGGAACATGGGCCGCGTGCTGCCCGTCATCGCCAAGCTGGAGCGGCAGAGCGCCATCCAGGGGCTGGACCGCATCCTTGAGGAGTGCGACGGCGTGATGGTTGCGCGCGGCGATTTGGGGCTTGAGTGCGAGCTGGCCCAGCTGCCCGCCCTGCAGAAGCGCATCATTAACGCGGCCAACGCCGCGGGCAAGCCGGTCATCGTGGCCACGCAGATGTTGTTGTCCATGGTTTCAAGCCCCATGCCCACCCGGGCGGAGACCACGGACGTGGCCAACGCCATCTTGGACGGGGCCGATTGCATCATGCTCTCGGAGGAGACGGCCATCGGCAAATACCCGGACAAGGCCGTGGCCTTTATGCGCAAAATCGCCACCTGGGCCGAGGAATTCTACTTCGAGAACCAGGGCGCCAACCCCAAGCCGCCCAGCGACCAGGAGCATCCGGCCAAGTTCCTGGCCTATTGCGCCTGCCTGCTGGCCCAGAAGACCCGCTCCAAGGCGCTGGTCACGCACTCCACCTCCGGGTCCACGGCGCGCATTCTGGCGGCGTGCCGGCCCAAGCAGCCGCTCTTCGCCCTGTCCCCGGACAGCCGCGTGCGCCACTTCACCAACTTCTCCTGGGGGGTGACCCCGGTGTCGCCCATCTCCGAGGAGGACAACCACCAGGAACGGGCCGAACGCTTTGTGCGCGAGTCGCCCCTGTTCAGCGGCGGCGATGTGGTTGTGGTTACCGCGGGGCAGCCCAAGCGAGGACAGTTGCAGACGCAAACCAACGTGGTCAAGGTCTACGAGAAATAG
- a CDS encoding HD-GYP domain-containing protein has protein sequence MAASDKKASIADALDEQYYQINLDILESFSKYRPPLNLFRFKEDVARVLPYCKAGERLSNEQVEQLAQLVDEGLVFVSRADHPVYVKHISYQLDLVLVDKNLHETEIADIFTQALTRRLGEFFAQPVPMVFAKLWTDMMVLTEYLFHDAHRIRALSRRLHPTHNLCNHSFNCGVMGLAVHIKANAQHYEAGEVKRKFLDHLTAGLFLHDLGMTKIPAFLLEKDKPLTGDERAKVQRHTQLGYEMLAKLDLRFPEVEECVTDHHERLNGSGYPQKKQAPALGQAARLCALVDSFCAMTVKRPFAPAMEPAKAAALLAQDAAYDQELSRVLQALVMLAGKK, from the coding sequence ATGGCCGCATCGGACAAAAAGGCCAGCATCGCCGACGCCCTGGATGAGCAGTACTACCAGATCAACCTGGACATCCTGGAGAGCTTCAGCAAGTACCGGCCGCCATTGAACCTGTTCCGGTTCAAGGAGGACGTGGCCCGCGTGCTGCCCTATTGCAAGGCCGGTGAGCGGCTTTCAAACGAGCAGGTGGAGCAGCTGGCCCAGCTGGTGGACGAGGGCCTGGTCTTCGTCTCGCGCGCCGACCACCCGGTGTACGTCAAGCACATCAGCTACCAGCTGGACCTGGTGCTGGTGGACAAGAACCTGCACGAGACCGAAATCGCCGACATCTTCACCCAGGCGCTCACCCGGCGGCTGGGGGAGTTCTTCGCCCAGCCCGTGCCCATGGTTTTCGCCAAGCTGTGGACCGACATGATGGTGCTTACCGAGTACCTGTTCCACGACGCCCACCGCATCCGGGCGCTTTCCCGGCGCCTGCACCCCACGCACAACCTGTGCAACCACTCCTTCAACTGCGGGGTCATGGGCCTGGCCGTGCACATCAAGGCCAACGCCCAGCACTACGAGGCCGGGGAGGTCAAGCGCAAGTTTTTGGATCACCTGACGGCAGGGCTGTTTCTGCACGACCTGGGCATGACCAAGATTCCGGCCTTTTTGCTGGAAAAGGACAAGCCCCTCACCGGGGACGAGCGGGCCAAGGTGCAGCGCCACACCCAACTGGGCTACGAAATGTTGGCCAAGCTGGACCTGCGTTTTCCCGAGGTGGAGGAGTGCGTCACCGACCATCACGAGCGCCTGAACGGCTCCGGCTACCCGCAGAAGAAGCAGGCCCCGGCCCTGGGCCAGGCGGCCCGGCTTTGCGCCCTGGTGGACAGCTTCTGCGCCATGACCGTGAAACGCCCTTTCGCCCCGGCCATGGAGCCGGCCAAGGCCGCGGCCCTGCTCGCCCAGGACGCCGCCTACGACCAGGAGCTTTCCCGCGTGTTGCAGGCCCTGGTGATGCTTGCGGGCAAAAAGTAG
- a CDS encoding DUF554 domain-containing protein, with amino-acid sequence MLPTGAIMNAGAILAGGLAGLGLGRFLPEAVRACIFQGLGLSVLAVGIRLTLRSTSPAILIASLVCGGVVGGLLRLEDRMTAASLWIKGRLRSKNPRFADGLVLSVTVFCCGSLAILGPLDEAARGDLTLLSTKSFLDGLTTIAFASVYGVGAVLSAIPVLFYEGSLTMLAAKLASHIDAKTVTELSAVGGVMTIGTGINLLELKRISLPNMLPALIFTVVLMECFG; translated from the coding sequence ATGCTGCCGACTGGCGCCATCATGAACGCGGGAGCGATCCTGGCCGGGGGCCTGGCCGGGCTCGGCCTGGGACGTTTTCTGCCCGAGGCCGTGCGCGCATGCATATTCCAGGGCCTGGGGCTTTCGGTGCTGGCGGTGGGCATACGCCTCACCCTGCGCAGCACAAGCCCGGCCATTCTCATCGCCAGCCTAGTGTGCGGCGGCGTGGTGGGCGGGCTGCTGCGCCTAGAGGACCGCATGACCGCCGCCAGCCTGTGGATAAAGGGTCGGCTGCGCTCGAAAAACCCGCGCTTCGCCGATGGGCTGGTGCTCTCGGTCACCGTGTTCTGCTGCGGATCGCTGGCCATTCTTGGGCCGCTGGACGAGGCCGCGCGCGGCGACCTGACCCTGCTCTCCACCAAGAGCTTTCTGGACGGGCTGACCACCATCGCCTTCGCCTCGGTGTACGGCGTGGGAGCAGTGCTCTCGGCCATTCCGGTGCTCTTTTACGAAGGGTCGCTGACCATGCTGGCGGCCAAGCTGGCCAGCCACATCGACGCCAAGACCGTGACGGAACTCTCCGCCGTAGGCGGGGTCATGACCATCGGCACGGGCATCAACCTGCTGGAGCTCAAACGCATTTCCCTGCCCAACATGCTGCCCGCGCTTATCTTTACCGTGGTGCTCATGGAGTGTTTCGGCTAA
- a CDS encoding MarR family winged helix-turn-helix transcriptional regulator, translating into MHPTSSRYLLRDSLGHLATQFSKAVLRRINQEFAAGGHAVTGEQWTALVHIWDAEGLTQQELGQRLIKDKTTIARLVAGLERQGYVRRKPGASDRRERLLALSERGRADMPVLAALVQGVLDQACAGIDAHELSLCRRVLARARQNLVGSKA; encoded by the coding sequence ATGCATCCAACGTCATCACGATACCTGCTCAGGGACTCCCTGGGCCATCTGGCAACGCAGTTCTCCAAGGCCGTGCTCCGGCGCATCAACCAGGAATTCGCGGCCGGGGGCCACGCGGTGACCGGCGAGCAATGGACCGCCCTCGTGCATATCTGGGACGCCGAAGGCCTCACCCAGCAGGAGCTGGGACAGCGGCTCATCAAGGACAAAACCACCATCGCACGGCTGGTGGCCGGGCTGGAGCGCCAGGGCTACGTGCGCCGCAAGCCCGGGGCGTCCGATCGGCGGGAGCGGCTCTTGGCCCTCAGCGAGCGGGGCCGCGCGGACATGCCTGTCCTGGCGGCCCTGGTGCAGGGCGTGCTGGACCAGGCCTGCGCGGGCATCGACGCCCATGAACTGAGCCTGTGCAGGCGCGTGCTGGCCCGCGCGCGGCAGAACCTCGTCGGCTCCAAGGCCTGA